Part of the Kitasatospora sp. NBC_00374 genome is shown below.
GAGCCCGTCGGTGCCCAGCGCGCCCAGCGAGCCGTCGACCCGGCCGAGCGCCACCACCGAGTCCAGCCGCGCCGGGTCGGCGACGTCCAGGGTCCGGCCGTGGCCGTCGATCCGGGCCACGCCACGGCCCAGCGCGACCGCCCGGCGGACCTCGGGCAGCCCGTCGAGCGCGTCGGCGAGCTTCGGGCTGACCCCGCTGCCGCCGGCCCCGAAGGCGGGGGCGGTGACCGCCAGGTCGCCCGCGAAGGAGCGGGCGACGGTGTCGTCCATGGTGGCCCGGATCGAGGCGCCGAAGACGGTGAACATACCGACCACCGCGACCCCGACCATCAGCGCGGTGGCGGTGGCGGCGGTCCGCCGGGGGTTGCGCGCGGCGTTGCGCCGGGCGAGCACCCCGGTCACCCCGCGCAGCCGCGCGAGCGGAGCGCCCATGGCGCGGACGGCGAGCGCCGCCGCGACCGGGCCCAGCACCACCAGGCCCGCCAGGACGGCCACCGCGCCGCCGGCGGTCCGCAGCACGGAGGGTCCGTCCACCGCGCCCGACACGGTCAGGCCCGCGCCGCCGGCCGTGAGGACGGACCCGAGCGCGGCCCGCAGCCGGGCCGGCCGGCCGCTCGCCGCGTCGTCCACGGCGGTGTCGCGCAGCGCCGCCAGCGGCGCCGTCCGCCCGGCCCGGACGGCCGGCAGCAGGGCCGAGCCGACCGCCACCGCGGTACCCACCAGCAGCGGCAGCAGGACGGCGGCCGCGCCGATCACCATGCCGCCGGTCGGCAGCGAGAAGCCCACCGCGGAGAACAGCGCCTTCAGCCCGGCCGCGATACCGATCCCGCCGAGCAGGCCGGCCGCCGAGGCCAGCAGTCCGACCGCCAGGGCCTCGCCGAGGGTGGCAGCCAGCACCTGGCGGCGGCTCGCGCCGAGGGCTCGGAGCAGGGCGTTCTCCCTGGTCCGCTGGGCCACCACGATGGCGAAGGTGTTGTGGATGGTGAAGGTCGCCACCAGCAGCGCGATCCCGGCGAAGACCAGCAGCAGGGTGGTGAACATGGTCAGGAACCGCCCCGACACCTGCGCGGTGCTCTCCGCCGTGGCGTCCGCGCCGGTCAGCGCCTCCACACCGGCCGGCAGGACGGGCCGCAGCCGGTCCACCAGCTGACGCTGCGACAGGCCGTCGACCGCCCGCACCCGGATCGAGCTCGCCTGGCCCTCGCCCTTCGGGGTCAGGTGGCGCTGGGCGTCCGCCAGGGTCAGCGCCGTGAAGGTGCTCGGGCCCATGCCGTCGGCTCCGGCGCCGAAGGTGGCGATCCCCACGACGGTGATCCGGACCGGGTCCGGTGTGCGCAGCACGGCCGTGTCCCCGACGCGCAGTCCGCCGGCCCGGGCCGCGCCCCGATTGAGCACCGCCTCGCCCGGTGCGGCGGGGGCCCGGCCCTCGGCCAGCCGGTAGGGGTTCAGCCCGCCGTCGGCGAGCCAGTTGCCCGCGAGGGTGGGCGGCCCCTGGCCGCCGACCGGCCGGCCGTCCTTGCCGACCAGCTGTCCGCCGCCCTGGACGGCGGGTTCGGCGGCCGCCACGCCCGCGACGGCGCGCAGCCGGTCGGCGAGCGCGGCGTCGACGGGAGCGCGGACCCCGCCGGGGGTGTTCGGGGCGTCCAGCACGTCCGCGCTGCGGACCACCGCGTCGGTGCCCCGCTCGGCGTCGGCGAACAGGGTGTCGAAGTTGGCCCGCAGGGTGTCGCCGAGGACCATCGTGCCGGACAGGAAGGCGACACCGAGCAGCACGGCCAGGAAGGTCCCGGCCAGTCGGCGGCGGTGGGCGCGCAGCGAGCGCAGCGCGATCCGCAGGGTGGCGTTCCGGGCGGCCGCGGCGCGCGGGGCGGCGGCGGTCACCGGCCCTCACCCCGGTCGAGGTCCTTCATCCGGTCCAGGACGCGGTCGGCGGTGGGCGCGTCCATGGTGTCGACCAGGCGGCCGTCCGCGAGGAACAGCACCTGGTCGGCCCAGCCGGCGGCGGTGGGGTCGTGGGTGACCATGATCACGGACTGGCCCATCGCGTCCACCGCGCGGCGCAGCAGGCCGAGCACCTCGGCGCCGGTGCGGGAGTCCAGGTTGCCGGTGGGCTCGTCGGCGAAGACCGCCTCCGGCCGTCCGGCCAGGGCCCGGGCGACGGCGACCCGCTGCTGCTGGCCGCCGGACAGCTCGCCCGGCCGGTGGTGCAGCCGCCCGCCCAGGCCGACCACCTCGATCAGGGTGGTCAGCCACTCCTCGTCCGGGGCCCGGCCCGCGAGGTCGAGAGGGAGGGTGACGTTCTCCCGCACGGTCAGGGTGGGCAGCAGGTTGAAGGCCTGGAAGACGAAGCCGATCCGCTCCCGGCGGAGCCGGGTGAGCCGCTGGTCGTCGAGGGCGCCCAGCTCGGTGTCGCCGAGGTAGGCCCGGCCGCCGGTCAGCGTGTCGAGGCCCGCGGCGCAGTGCATCAGGGTCGACTTGCCGGAGCCCGAGGGCCCCATGATCGCGGTGAACCGGGCGGCCGGGAAGTCCACCGTCACCGCGTCCAGCGCCCGGACCCGGGTGTCGCCCGAGCCGTACTCCTTGACCGCGCCCTCCACCCGGGCGGCGGCCCGGAGCCCGACGACGGTGCTCACTTGGCACCGCCCTGGTGCTTCTCGGTCAGCACGACCCGGCGCGCGCGGTACTCGTCGGCGTCGATCTCGCCGTTCGCGTAGCGGCGGCCGAGGACGGCCAGCGGCCCGTCGCCGCAGCCGCGCCGCCATCCGGCCCGGCGGGCGACCGTCACCACCACCGCGACCACCGCCAGCCAGAACAGCGGGATCAGCAGGATCCACGGGCCGGGCCAGTGTCCGTCGGCATCGGCAAGCAGGGTGTACATGGCGGTCCATCTCCCTTGTCGGCAGGCTCGGTTCCCGGCTTTCCCGGGCCCTTCGAGCCTCCCGCCCCGACCGCCCCCGGCGCGTCGTACGGGCAGCGGCACCCGCCCTACTCCCCCGGGAGTAGCCGGGCGCGCGGGGGCGCGTCGGAACGGACCGCGGCGGGCAGCCGCCGTGCCAGGACGGGCCCGTGAGGGAGACCGGCGCACTGCGCCCGCAGGACCGCGAGCGGTGGGAGGAACCACGGCCGGCGCCTGTTACCGGCAGGACCGCTACGGGGACGAGGCGGCGCGCGGCCGCGGAGCGGCACGGGTGCCCATCGAGCACGTGGCGCCCGGTCGTCGTCCGGGCGGATCCGCCGGGCGGGTTCAGCGGTGGTACAGCGCGCGGGCCCGGGCGAGATCGGTCGGCCCGTCCCCCGGCCCGTCCCCGCCGATCGGCAGGAAGTGCTCCAGCTGCCAGGCCTGGGTGCCGCGGGCCTGGCGGTTGGCGGTCGCGGCCCACGGCGGGTAGACGCGGAACCCCCGCTTGCCGCCCGCTCCCCCGCTCGCGACGACGCCCCGTTCGCGCAGCACCTCCCAGGGCAGGACGAACTGCCCGAACCGCCCGCCGTCACGGGTGCTGACGACCACCAGGTCGACCCCGTCGCCGGCGTCGAACGGCCGGATCGGGCCGTCCGCGGACCGCTGCCACACGGTGACGAACTGGCCGACCTTGGCCGGGGTGGTCCGGCCGGTACGGAACCGGATCCCGCGCCCGTCCAGGGTGAACGCGTGCGCCCCGTAGTCGGCGCTCTCCGGCTCGGCCACCGGCGGCGAGCAGTGGAACCCGCACGGGTCGTACACCAGCTCCTTGGCCGCGCGCAGGTCGCCGTGGCGGGGGCCGGCACCGGACCAGAACCCGGGGTCCGGGAGGTTCGTCGTCATCACGCCATCCTGTCACCGGCCGATCCGCCCCCCGCGGCCGGACCAACCGGACCGGCCGGGACCTGCGCGCATCGTGTCCGTCCCCGGGGCCCGGCGGAGGGCGCCCGGCCCCGGCGGCCGGCTAGCCCAGCCAGCCCGGACGGACCAGCCCGGACTCGTACGCGATCACCACCAGCTGCGCCCGGTCGCGCGCGCCGAGCTTCACCATCGCCCGGCTGACGTGGGTCTTGGCCGTGAACGGGCTGACCACCAGGCGGCGGGCGATGTCCTCGTTCGACAGGCCGAGGCCGACCAGGGCCAGCACCTCGCGCTCCCGGTCGGTCAGGACGGCCAGGACCGCGTCGGCCGGCTCCGCGGGCCGCTTGGACCGGGCCGCGAACTCGCCGATCAGACGGCGGGTGACGCCGGGCGACAGCAGGGCGTCACCGGCGGCGGCGACCCGCACGGCCCGCACCAGGTCGGCCGGTTCGGTGTCCTTGACCAGGAAGCCGGCGGCGCCCGAGCGCAGCGCCTCGAAGACGTACTCGTCGAGCTCGAAGGTGGTCAGCACCACGACACGGACGGCGGCCAGCTCCGGGTCGAGGCCGATCCGGCGGGTGGCCTCCAGGCCGTCCAGGCGGGGCATCCGGATGTCCATCAGCACGACGTCGGGGCGCAGTTCGGCCGCGAGCCGGACGGCCTGCTCGCCGTCGTCGGCCTCGCCGACCACGGCGAGGTCGGGCTGCGCCTCCAGCAGGGCGCGGAAGCCGGCCCGCACGAGCAGCTGGTCGTCGGCCAGCAGGACCCGGATCACTTCGCCTCGCTCTCGGTGGCGGCACCGGGCGCGATCGGCAGCCAGGCCTCGACCCGGAACCCGGCGCCGCGCGGCCCCGCCGCCAGGGTGCCACCGAGGGCCGACGCCCGCTCGCGCATGCCGATCAGCCCGGTGCCGGACCCGTCCGCATCGCCCGCGCCGGCCGGCCCCGGGTCCTCGATCCGCACCCGCAGGCCGGTGTCCTGCCAGTCCACCAGGACCTCGGCGGTCCGGGCCGCGGAGTGCCGCAGGATGTTGGTGAGCGCCTCCTGGACGATCCGGAAGGCGGCCAGGCCCAGACCGGCCGGCGCCCGGCGGGCGGGGCCGACGGTGCGGACGGTCACCGCGAGCCCGGCGTGCCGGGCCTGGTCGACCAGCTCGTCCAGCCGTCCCAGGTCGGGGGCCGGGCTGCGCGGCGCGGCGCCCGCCGGGCCGCGCAGCGCGCCGAGTACCTGGCGGACCTCGCCGAGCGCCTCCTTGCTGGCGGCCTTGATGGTCACCAGGGCGCTGCGGGCCTGCTCGGGCCGGCTGTCGATCAGCTCCAGCGCGACCCCGGCCTGGAGGTGGATCAGCGAGATGCTGTGCGCGAGGATGTCGTGCAGCTCGCGGGCCATCCGCAGCCGCTCCTCGTCGACCCGGCGCCGCTCGGCCTGCGCCGCCGCCTCCCGCACGGCCGCGATCCGCTCCCGGCGGAAGCGCAGCAGTTCGGCCCCGGCCAGGACCAGCAGCAGCCAGGCGGCGACGCCCAGCTCCTGCCAGCCCCGCGGCGCGCCGGACGGAGCACCCAGCCAGCCGGCCGGCACCACGTACCCGATCAGCAGGTGGGCGGCGTAGGCCGCGGCCGCACACACCCACACCACGCGGCGCCGGCCGAGCTGCACCGCCGAGCCGAAGGCCACCAGCATGCTGAGGAACACCGGCCCGTACGGGTATCCCGCGACGACGTAGACGAACGTCACCGCCGTCGCGCCGACGGTGACCGCCGCGGGCCACCGCCGGCGCAGCACCAGCAGCGCGGGCCCGAGCAGCAGCAGCGCGTAGCCGAAGGCGTCCAGCGGGTCGCGGTCGGGCTGGTGACGGGCGGCGGCGGCCGAGCCGGCCACCTGGACCACGGCCACCAGAACCGCGAGCGCCACCGGCCAGCCGGCCTTGGCGGCTCGTACCCAGGGAGGCTGCCAGGGCGGCTGCGGATCCGTCATGCCCGGAAGGCTAGCCGCGGCGCCGCCGGTCGGTCGTCAGCCCGGCGGCGTGGCCGCGGCTACTCCTCCCGTAGTACACGACGGCCAGGCGCGCCCGGGTGCGGGAAAGGGGTGAACCTCGCGGCGGCCCGGAGCATGTCGGCGCCCCCGCCCGGCGGGCCGGTGGGAGCGTCGGGGCATGTCTGAGGTCAACGCCAACGAGCTGCTCGAACGCATCCGCAGGGCACGTGACTGGGCTCGGCGGCGGGAGTCGGACGCCCTCGCCGCCGGCATCGGGGAACCGGCGGCAGGGGCTCCGGCGACAGGGGCCCCGGCGCTGGAGGCCACGGTCCACCGGATCGTCGCGGACGTGCTCGACGAGATCCTGTCACCGGGCCGGTGGGACCGCCGCCGACCGTAGGGCGCCTTTGGTGTGCGCGTGGTGTGCGGGCGGATCAGCCCCGGCGCGGCCCGATCGGGACGGCCGTGCCGCTGACCCGGATCCGGGGGTCGCCGGCGCGCAGCTCCACCCGCAGGACGCCCGGCCGGCCGAGGTCCTCGCCCTGGTGCAGGGTGAGCTCCGCCTCCTGGACGCCGTGCACCTCCCGCAGGTACGCGCCGAGGGCGGCGGCCGCCGCGCCGGTGGCGGGGTCCTCCACGACGCCGCCGACCGGGAACGGGTCGCGGACGTGGAACACGTGCTCGGACTCCCGGTACACCAGTTGAAGGGTGGTCAGGTCGAGCCGGGTCATCAGCGCGGCCAGCCGCTCGAAGTCGTACGAGAGCTCGGCGAGCCGGGCCCGGGTGGCCGCGGCGAGCACCAGGTGCCGGGCGCCGGCGTAGGCGACCCGCGGCGGGAAGGCAGGATCGAGCTCGCCGTCGCTCCAGCCGAGTGCGGCCAGCGCCTCCGTCAGGTCCGCCGCGGCGACCGGCTCGACGTGCGGCTCGACACTGGTCAGCGTCGCCGCCAGGACGCCGTCGGGGCCGGCCTCGACCAGCACCGGCACGGGGCCGGCCTTGGTCTCGAAGAGCAGTTCCCCGGCCCCGATCCGCTCGGCGAGGGCGACGGCGGCGGCCACCGTGGCGTGTCCGCAGAACGGCACCTCGGCCCTGGGGCTGAAGTACCGCACGGCGAAGGCGCGGCCGCCCGCGGCGGCGGGGGTGAGGAAGGCGGTCTCGGAGTAGCCGAGGTCGGCGGCGACGGCGAGCTGGTCCGCGGCGTCGAGGCCGGTGGCGTCCAGCACCACGCCGGCGGGGTTGCCGCCGGCCGGGTCGGCGGTGAATGCGGCGTAGCGGAGGAGCTCCGCGGAGTGCGAGTCGTTCATGCCGGGGCGAACACCGGCGCCCCACCTCCCGATTCCCTCCCCCGAGGCGCGCCGCTCGTTCTGGTGTGCCGTCAGCTGTCGACGCGCTCCGGCATCCGGACCACGGTGGCCCGGGTGGCCGCCGCGCCAG
Proteins encoded:
- a CDS encoding ABC transporter permease, whose amino-acid sequence is MTAAAPRAAAARNATLRIALRSLRAHRRRLAGTFLAVLLGVAFLSGTMVLGDTLRANFDTLFADAERGTDAVVRSADVLDAPNTPGGVRAPVDAALADRLRAVAGVAAAEPAVQGGGQLVGKDGRPVGGQGPPTLAGNWLADGGLNPYRLAEGRAPAAPGEAVLNRGAARAGGLRVGDTAVLRTPDPVRITVVGIATFGAGADGMGPSTFTALTLADAQRHLTPKGEGQASSIRVRAVDGLSQRQLVDRLRPVLPAGVEALTGADATAESTAQVSGRFLTMFTTLLLVFAGIALLVATFTIHNTFAIVVAQRTRENALLRALGASRRQVLAATLGEALAVGLLASAAGLLGGIGIAAGLKALFSAVGFSLPTGGMVIGAAAVLLPLLVGTAVAVGSALLPAVRAGRTAPLAALRDTAVDDAASGRPARLRAALGSVLTAGGAGLTVSGAVDGPSVLRTAGGAVAVLAGLVVLGPVAAALAVRAMGAPLARLRGVTGVLARRNAARNPRRTAATATALMVGVAVVGMFTVFGASIRATMDDTVARSFAGDLAVTAPAFGAGGSGVSPKLADALDGLPEVRRAVALGRGVARIDGHGRTLDVADPARLDSVVALGRVDGSLGALGTDGLAVSRTEAAGHGWQVGTTVTVAFADGAQPFTVRALFDGGGVAGDYLMTPQAWSPHRGQDSASLIAVALRPGVAPADGRAAVERTAAAYGGPQVQTREEYAASAAGGVDMMLSVVYALLALAVLIALLGIANTLTLAVHERTRELGLLRAVGQTRGALRAMVRWESVLVAAFGTVGGLGLGVFLGWALVRASDGAGTGSFAVPAGQLAVVLVAGLVAGAVAGLRPAARAARLDVLAAIGAE
- a CDS encoding ABC transporter ATP-binding protein; this translates as MSTVVGLRAAARVEGAVKEYGSGDTRVRALDAVTVDFPAARFTAIMGPSGSGKSTLMHCAAGLDTLTGGRAYLGDTELGALDDQRLTRLRRERIGFVFQAFNLLPTLTVRENVTLPLDLAGRAPDEEWLTTLIEVVGLGGRLHHRPGELSGGQQQRVAVARALAGRPEAVFADEPTGNLDSRTGAEVLGLLRRAVDAMGQSVIMVTHDPTAAGWADQVLFLADGRLVDTMDAPTADRVLDRMKDLDRGEGR
- a CDS encoding SHOCT domain-containing protein gives rise to the protein MYTLLADADGHWPGPWILLIPLFWLAVVAVVVTVARRAGWRRGCGDGPLAVLGRRYANGEIDADEYRARRVVLTEKHQGGAK
- a CDS encoding PhzF family phenazine biosynthesis protein — translated: MNDSHSAELLRYAAFTADPAGGNPAGVVLDATGLDAADQLAVAADLGYSETAFLTPAAAGGRAFAVRYFSPRAEVPFCGHATVAAAVALAERIGAGELLFETKAGPVPVLVEAGPDGVLAATLTSVEPHVEPVAAADLTEALAALGWSDGELDPAFPPRVAYAGARHLVLAAATRARLAELSYDFERLAALMTRLDLTTLQLVYRESEHVFHVRDPFPVGGVVEDPATGAAAAALGAYLREVHGVQEAELTLHQGEDLGRPGVLRVELRAGDPRIRVSGTAVPIGPRRG
- a CDS encoding sensor histidine kinase produces the protein MTDPQPPWQPPWVRAAKAGWPVALAVLVAVVQVAGSAAAARHQPDRDPLDAFGYALLLLGPALLVLRRRWPAAVTVGATAVTFVYVVAGYPYGPVFLSMLVAFGSAVQLGRRRVVWVCAAAAYAAHLLIGYVVPAGWLGAPSGAPRGWQELGVAAWLLLVLAGAELLRFRRERIAAVREAAAQAERRRVDEERLRMARELHDILAHSISLIHLQAGVALELIDSRPEQARSALVTIKAASKEALGEVRQVLGALRGPAGAAPRSPAPDLGRLDELVDQARHAGLAVTVRTVGPARRAPAGLGLAAFRIVQEALTNILRHSAARTAEVLVDWQDTGLRVRIEDPGPAGAGDADGSGTGLIGMRERASALGGTLAAGPRGAGFRVEAWLPIAPGAATESEAK
- a CDS encoding response regulator, giving the protein MIRVLLADDQLLVRAGFRALLEAQPDLAVVGEADDGEQAVRLAAELRPDVVLMDIRMPRLDGLEATRRIGLDPELAAVRVVVLTTFELDEYVFEALRSGAAGFLVKDTEPADLVRAVRVAAAGDALLSPGVTRRLIGEFAARSKRPAEPADAVLAVLTDREREVLALVGLGLSNEDIARRLVVSPFTAKTHVSRAMVKLGARDRAQLVVIAYESGLVRPGWLG
- a CDS encoding MepB family protein, producing the protein MTTNLPDPGFWSGAGPRHGDLRAAKELVYDPCGFHCSPPVAEPESADYGAHAFTLDGRGIRFRTGRTTPAKVGQFVTVWQRSADGPIRPFDAGDGVDLVVVSTRDGGRFGQFVLPWEVLRERGVVASGGAGGKRGFRVYPPWAATANRQARGTQAWQLEHFLPIGGDGPGDGPTDLARARALYHR